A single Nostoc cf. commune SO-36 DNA region contains:
- a CDS encoding DUF5674 family protein produces the protein MLQELKFYIKVAVDIEHRILAGGGEMHFYCEQALLENGSKQEDIWAASFRPDTQQIIYESMVNLRPRQNRSMEIMDVKIREIVAQIIMEFLG, from the coding sequence ATGCTACAAGAGTTAAAGTTTTATATTAAGGTAGCGGTAGATATTGAGCATCGGATTTTGGCTGGGGGAGGTGAAATGCACTTTTACTGTGAACAGGCGTTGCTAGAAAATGGCAGTAAGCAGGAGGATATTTGGGCTGCTAGTTTCAGACCTGATACACAACAGATAATCTATGAGTCTATGGTTAATCTCCGTCCCCGACAGAATCGTTCAATGGAAATTATGGACGTTAAGATTAGAGAAATTGTTGCCCAAATTATTATGGAGTTTCTGGGATGA